A genomic segment from Lignipirellula cremea encodes:
- a CDS encoding PA2169 family four-helix-bundle protein → MATSSSSTIKEKVIHQVQRLIRANIDSHDRYQQCAAASEDSQIRQILLQLANERAGLANDLKNYVSWNGQEPVEEGTFGARVHRAWIRLRSRLNGSDLHVILAEADRGDAAIQKTYRKALELTEGDGLQAVLLSQVSCIQSGRSQLHEVWRALRDRG, encoded by the coding sequence ATGGCGACTTCATCCAGCTCCACTATCAAAGAGAAAGTCATCCATCAGGTGCAGCGGCTGATCCGCGCCAACATTGATTCCCACGACCGATATCAGCAGTGCGCGGCAGCCAGCGAGGATTCTCAGATCCGACAGATCCTGCTCCAGCTGGCCAACGAGCGCGCTGGCCTGGCGAATGATCTGAAGAACTACGTTTCCTGGAATGGACAAGAGCCCGTCGAGGAAGGGACTTTTGGCGCCCGGGTGCATCGCGCCTGGATCCGGTTGCGGAGCAGACTTAACGGCAGCGACCTGCATGTGATCCTGGCTGAGGCGGATCGGGGCGATGCTGCCATCCAGAAGACCTATCGGAAAGCTCTGGAACTGACCGAAGGCGACGGGCTGCAGGCTGTGCTCCTGTCGCAAGTATCTTGCATCCAGTCCGGCCGTAGCCAGCTTCACGAGGTCTGGCGGGCCCTGCGCGATCGCGGATAG
- a CDS encoding NAD(P)/FAD-dependent oxidoreductase: MDLTSEHPFWLVKNGLLTSYPPLMQDESCDVAVIGAGITGAMLAERLSRIGMSVAVVDRRDVCQGSTSASTALLQYEIDLPLVEMAKKIGRAAAERAYRLSYASIDSLESLAQRLPVDCGFERKLSLYRASDPPQARLLAEEAEARLACDIPVEFLGPDELREKYHLPGTAALLSHQAAACDPYRFAHLLLAESQRQGARIYDRTCVTRYDCSGQGVRLETDRGFSISTGQVVVATGYEAQQMLSEKVVDLQSTYAIVSQPLRSLSPWNNRWMMWEANDPYLYLRITPDNRLLAGGEDDPFRNPAARDASLPAKAERIAQKVRELLPSLEWETEFSWAGTFGKTSDGLAYIGPTDEYPHCYFALGYGGNGITFSAIAVDLLSDLLQGRPNADASLFRFGR; encoded by the coding sequence ATGGACCTGACTTCGGAACACCCTTTCTGGTTAGTGAAGAATGGCCTGTTGACCTCGTATCCTCCGCTAATGCAGGACGAATCATGCGACGTCGCCGTGATTGGAGCCGGGATTACAGGCGCCATGCTGGCGGAACGTCTTTCACGGATTGGCATGTCCGTCGCTGTCGTCGACCGCCGCGATGTCTGCCAGGGCAGCACCTCGGCAAGCACGGCGCTACTGCAGTACGAGATCGATTTGCCGCTGGTTGAGATGGCGAAAAAGATTGGTCGAGCCGCCGCCGAACGGGCCTATCGCTTGTCATACGCTTCCATCGACTCCCTGGAATCGCTCGCTCAGCGACTGCCCGTCGACTGCGGATTTGAGCGGAAACTGAGCCTGTACCGGGCCAGCGATCCGCCCCAGGCGAGACTGCTGGCCGAGGAGGCGGAAGCCCGTCTGGCGTGCGATATCCCCGTCGAGTTTCTGGGCCCCGATGAACTTCGTGAAAAGTATCACCTGCCCGGCACGGCGGCCCTGCTGTCGCACCAGGCGGCCGCCTGCGATCCGTACCGCTTTGCCCACCTGCTGCTGGCGGAGTCGCAGCGACAGGGAGCCCGAATCTACGACCGCACTTGTGTGACACGTTACGATTGTTCCGGCCAGGGCGTACGTCTGGAAACCGATCGCGGCTTTTCGATCTCCACGGGGCAGGTCGTGGTCGCCACGGGCTATGAAGCCCAGCAAATGTTGAGTGAGAAGGTAGTTGATCTCCAGAGCACCTATGCGATCGTTTCGCAACCATTGCGGTCCCTATCCCCCTGGAATAACCGATGGATGATGTGGGAGGCGAATGATCCTTATCTATATTTGCGGATAACCCCGGATAATCGTTTACTGGCAGGCGGCGAGGATGATCCTTTCCGCAATCCCGCGGCCCGCGACGCCAGTCTGCCGGCCAAAGCAGAACGCATCGCCCAGAAAGTGCGGGAGCTATTGCCCAGCCTGGAATGGGAGACCGAATTCTCCTGGGCGGGAACCTTTGGCAAAACAAGCGACGGTCTGGCGTACATTGGCCCGACCGACGAATATCCCCACTGTTACTTTGCCCTGGGTTACGGCGGCAATGGCATTACCTTTAGCGCTATTGCCGTGGATCTGCTGAGTGATTTACTGCAGGGCAGGCCCAATGCGGACGCGTCGCTGTTCCGCTTTGGACGCTGA
- a CDS encoding GyrI-like domain-containing protein codes for MKVMVIVKATPDSEAGNLPSQELLAEMGQYNQELVQAGIMLAGEGLHPTSRGYRVRFSGKNRTVTQGPFTETNELIAGYWLWQVKSMEDAIEWVKRCPNPMLVDSDIEIRQVFAMEDFAEMDPSGEIRAAEQEMLDEVARYQLEPPRFENGRELLIAGEQNSYTQDTRSQIPAQWERFTPLLPGRQGTEAYGVCWSDDPTCGFEYLSGVEVSNADSLPEGTSHVRLPAQRYAVFTHPGHVSGLAQTLDAIWKKWLPNSSHQAAKAPFFERYTDDFVPETGEGGVEIWIPLQA; via the coding sequence ATGAAAGTAATGGTAATCGTCAAAGCCACCCCAGACTCGGAAGCAGGCAACTTGCCCAGCCAAGAGCTGCTTGCCGAGATGGGACAATACAACCAGGAGCTGGTCCAGGCTGGCATCATGCTGGCTGGCGAAGGACTTCACCCCACGTCGCGTGGGTATCGGGTCCGCTTCTCCGGCAAGAACCGGACGGTCACACAGGGCCCGTTTACCGAAACCAACGAATTGATCGCCGGCTACTGGCTCTGGCAGGTGAAGTCGATGGAAGACGCCATCGAGTGGGTCAAACGCTGCCCCAACCCGATGCTGGTCGACTCGGACATTGAGATCCGACAGGTCTTTGCGATGGAGGACTTCGCCGAAATGGATCCGTCGGGTGAGATTCGCGCGGCCGAACAGGAAATGCTCGACGAGGTCGCCCGATACCAGCTGGAGCCGCCCCGGTTTGAGAATGGCCGCGAACTCCTGATCGCCGGCGAACAGAACAGCTACACCCAGGACACTCGCTCGCAGATCCCGGCCCAATGGGAACGCTTTACCCCCCTGCTGCCCGGCCGGCAGGGGACGGAAGCGTACGGCGTTTGCTGGAGCGACGACCCGACTTGCGGATTTGAGTACCTGTCCGGCGTGGAAGTGTCAAATGCAGACAGCCTGCCCGAAGGGACTAGCCACGTCCGACTGCCAGCGCAGCGTTACGCGGTGTTTACCCATCCCGGGCATGTTTCCGGTCTGGCCCAGACGCTCGACGCCATCTGGAAAAAGTGGCTGCCGAACTCGTCCCACCAGGCCGCCAAAGCGCCGTTCTTCGAACGCTACACCGATGACTTTGTTCCTGAAACGGGCGAAGGCGGCGTCGAAATCTGGATTCCGCTTCAGGCCTGA
- a CDS encoding YciI family protein, protein MKYMLLIYSEENSWTEPERERCFAESTQLTHELNQQGCYLGASPLQPVATATSIRVRDGKRMVTDGPFAETREQLGGFFLIEAEDLDAAICIAERIPAAKKGTVEVRPVVELTGMPEQA, encoded by the coding sequence ATGAAATACATGCTGCTGATTTACAGCGAAGAGAACTCCTGGACCGAACCCGAGCGGGAGCGATGCTTTGCCGAGTCCACCCAGTTAACGCACGAACTGAACCAGCAAGGCTGCTACCTGGGCGCGTCGCCGCTGCAGCCCGTGGCGACCGCGACCAGCATCCGCGTACGCGACGGCAAGCGGATGGTCACCGACGGCCCCTTTGCCGAAACCCGCGAACAGCTGGGCGGCTTCTTTCTGATCGAGGCCGAGGATCTCGACGCCGCGATCTGCATCGCCGAGCGCATCCCCGCCGCCAAAAAAGGAACCGTCGAAGTGCGGCCGGTGGTAGAGCTGACCGGCATGCCCGAACAGGCGTAA
- a CDS encoding DUF1579 domain-containing protein: protein MHAEPLPEHQWLNRLVGSWRSEASAQMGPNEPPIKLEGTESFRSVGGVWFIGEGTGQMPGGDPTQTIMSLGYDGRQGRYVGTFLGSMMHEIWIYVGSLDAARQKLVLDTTGPNFEQDGMAQYQDIIEFISDDHRTLSSQILDKEGVWQPFMTAHYYRTA, encoded by the coding sequence ATGCACGCAGAACCATTGCCCGAACATCAGTGGTTGAATCGACTGGTCGGATCGTGGAGATCCGAAGCGTCCGCCCAGATGGGCCCCAATGAACCGCCCATCAAACTGGAGGGAACCGAAAGCTTCCGTTCCGTCGGCGGCGTCTGGTTTATCGGCGAAGGCACTGGTCAGATGCCCGGCGGCGACCCGACCCAGACGATCATGTCGCTGGGCTACGACGGCCGGCAGGGCCGTTATGTGGGAACCTTCCTTGGTTCCATGATGCACGAGATATGGATCTATGTCGGCTCGCTCGACGCCGCCAGGCAGAAGCTCGTCCTGGATACGACCGGCCCCAATTTTGAGCAGGACGGCATGGCCCAGTACCAGGATATTATCGAGTTCATCAGCGATGATCACCGCACGTTGTCTTCGCAGATCCTCGATAAAGAGGGGGTATGGCAACCCTTCATGACGGCCCATTACTACCGTACGGCCTGA
- the prfB gene encoding peptide chain release factor 2 (programmed frameshift), translated as MDSELVDRSEAIQQRLVQLRDSLDYDIKREETTRIEARMASPGFWDNQEKAQEFVGQLKTLRAIVAPLEKSLAEGADLQAMLEMAEEDDSFAGEVRSEIERLEDALEDLELKALLNGPHDAAGAIMSFHARDGGTDANDWAEMLMRMYSQWAQKNDYSVDLLDRLDNDEGGIRWATIAVHGPMAYGYLKGEHGIHRLVRISPYNSEGKRQTSFAAVKVTPEIADNFKVEINEEDVRTDTFRASGAGGQHVNKTDSAIRLTHIPTNTVVQCQNERSQHKNRATAWKMLRAELARQEDERREEEQYKQYQTQAKTGFGAQIRNYFLHPDQRVKDSRTGESAGNFHTVLDGDIQNFLDAYLRWRVKKEG; from the exons ATGGATTCCGAGCTCGTCGACCGTAGTGAAGCGATTCAGCAGCGTTTGGTCCAGCTACGAGACTCTCTT GACTACGATATCAAACGAGAGGAAACGACACGTATTGAAGCCCGCATGGCGTCGCCCGGTTTCTGGGACAATCAGGAAAAGGCCCAGGAATTTGTCGGCCAGCTGAAAACGCTGCGCGCGATCGTCGCACCGCTGGAGAAATCGCTGGCCGAGGGCGCCGACCTCCAGGCGATGCTGGAGATGGCCGAAGAGGACGACTCCTTTGCCGGCGAAGTCCGCAGCGAGATTGAGCGGCTGGAAGACGCCCTGGAAGACCTGGAGCTGAAAGCGCTGCTCAATGGCCCGCACGACGCGGCCGGCGCGATCATGAGCTTTCATGCCCGCGACGGCGGCACCGACGCCAACGACTGGGCCGAAATGCTGATGCGGATGTATTCGCAATGGGCCCAGAAAAACGATTACAGCGTGGATCTGCTCGACCGGCTGGATAACGACGAAGGCGGTATCCGCTGGGCGACGATCGCCGTGCATGGTCCCATGGCGTACGGCTACCTCAAGGGCGAGCACGGCATCCATCGGCTGGTGCGGATCAGCCCTTATAACTCGGAAGGGAAACGGCAAACCAGTTTTGCGGCGGTAAAAGTCACGCCGGAAATCGCCGACAACTTCAAAGTGGAAATCAACGAAGAAGACGTTCGCACCGACACGTTCCGAGCCAGTGGGGCCGGCGGCCAGCACGTGAACAAGACCGACTCCGCCATTCGCCTGACGCACATCCCGACCAACACCGTGGTGCAGTGCCAGAACGAACGCAGCCAGCACAAGAACCGGGCGACCGCCTGGAAAATGCTGCGGGCAGAACTGGCCCGGCAGGAAGACGAGCGTCGGGAAGAAGAGCAGTACAAACAGTACCAGACGCAGGCCAAAACGGGCTTCGGGGCGCAGATTCGCAACTATTTTCTGCACCCGGACCAACGCGTGAAAGACTCCCGCACCGGCGAGAGCGCCGGCAACTTTCACACCGTGCTTGATGGCGACATCCAGAACTTTCTCGACGCGTACCTTCGCTGGCGCGTGAAGAAAGAAGGCTAA
- a CDS encoding alpha/beta hydrolase: MLCCRNLLAAGAALLIGLGGSFAAAARPDKADIVFAQASDQDLALDLYLPAGVERPPLVMFIHGGGWQSGSRKKCPVAFLTESGYAVASVSYRLSDTAVFPAQIHDCKAALRWLRAHADEYGYDASRVAVAGTSAGGHLATLLGVTADVAALEGTVGGNADQSSRVQAIVDYYGPSDFVLRARTQPARGEVVGSPVYKLLGEHPSGNTALARLASPAFHVTADDPPLLVLHGSKDPKVLLDQPERIVDVYQKQKLDVKYDLIDGAGHGGPEFTSPERRQEVIEFLGKHLRRQ, from the coding sequence ATGTTGTGTTGTCGAAATCTGCTTGCCGCCGGAGCGGCGTTGCTGATCGGTCTGGGAGGGTCGTTCGCCGCGGCTGCCCGGCCCGACAAAGCCGACATTGTGTTCGCCCAGGCGTCGGATCAGGATCTGGCGCTTGACCTGTACTTGCCCGCAGGCGTGGAACGGCCGCCGCTGGTGATGTTTATCCATGGCGGCGGCTGGCAGTCGGGCAGTCGCAAGAAATGTCCTGTCGCCTTTCTGACCGAGTCCGGCTATGCGGTCGCCAGCGTTAGCTATCGGCTGAGCGACACGGCCGTTTTCCCCGCCCAGATCCACGACTGCAAAGCGGCCCTCCGCTGGCTCCGGGCGCATGCTGATGAGTACGGGTACGACGCTTCCCGCGTCGCTGTGGCCGGGACTTCGGCCGGCGGGCACCTGGCGACTCTGCTGGGCGTAACGGCCGACGTGGCCGCACTGGAAGGCACGGTCGGCGGCAACGCCGATCAGAGCAGTCGCGTGCAGGCGATCGTCGATTACTACGGTCCTTCCGACTTTGTCCTGAGGGCGCGCACCCAGCCCGCCCGCGGCGAGGTGGTCGGCTCGCCTGTCTATAAGCTGCTGGGAGAACATCCCAGCGGGAACACGGCGCTGGCCAGGTTGGCGAGCCCGGCCTTTCATGTCACGGCCGACGACCCGCCGCTGCTGGTGCTGCATGGCTCCAAGGATCCGAAAGTGCTGCTCGACCAGCCGGAGCGGATTGTGGACGTCTATCAAAAACAAAAGCTCGACGTCAAATACGACCTGATCGAC